CCATCAAGGTCGGGGTCGTCGACTTCTCCGGCCGCGTGCTGGGCGGCAGCGAGGCCGACACCATCGAGGCCGCCGGCCTCGGCCCCGAGTCCGGCGGCCTGATCCAGGCGGGCCCCGGCGACGACACGATCAGCGGCCCCGGCGGCACGATCCTCACGGTCGGCCCGCACTGGGGCATGGTCGACGCGGGCGTCGGACGGGACACCTGCACCGTGAAGTCGGTCTCGACGCGCACCTCGATCGCCGCCTGCGAGGTGCTCCCGAAGGCCGCCCCCTCCGCGGCGAAGCCGCAGACCCCGTCGGGCGCCCAGCCGGCCGGCGCGAAGCCCGCGACCCCGGCGGCCGCCCAGCCGGCGCCGCATCCGGTCCAGCCGGCCGGCTGACGCCGGCCCCCGCACCACCGCCCGGCGACCCGCCGCCCCCAGGGTCGCCGGGCGGTTCGCCGTCAGCCGTCGTCGCCGGAGGTCGCCCAGTGGCAGGCCACCCCCGGCTCTCCGCCGCCCGCGCGGACCACCGGCAGGGGCTCCGTCCGGCAGCGGTCGGCGACCGGGGCCGCCGTGCCCGAGGCCAGGACCTGGCAGCGGGCGTGGAAGCGGCAGCCGCCCGGGATGCGGGCCGGGTCCGGCGGCTCCCCGCTCAGCACCACCGGCGCCGCCTCCGACTCCGGCAGCACCGACAGCAGGGCCTGGGTGTACGGGTGCCGGGGCGCCGTCAGCACCGACTCGACCGGCCCCGTCTCCACCACCCGGCCCAGATACATCACCGCCACCCGGTCCGCGATGTTCCAGGCGAGGCCCAGGTCGTGGGTCACCACCAGGGCCGAGAGCCCGAGTTCGTCGCGCAGCCGGAGCAGCAGCGCCAGGATCTCGCCGCGTACCGACGCGTCCAGGGAGGCCACCGGCTCGTCCGCGACGATGAGTTCCGGCTCCAGGACCAGCGCCCCCGCGATCACCACCCGCTGCCGCTGCCCGCCGGACAGCTCGTGCGGGTAGCGCAGGAAGAACCGCTCGGGCGGCCGCAGCCCGGCCCGGGCGAGGGCCTCCGCGACCGCCGCGCGCTCGTCCGCCCCGTCGCGGTGGACGCCGTGGATCCGCAGCCCCTCGGCGACCGCCTCGTACACGGTGTGCCGGGGGTTGAGGGAGCCGCTCGGGTCCTGGAGGACGAGCTGGGCGCGCCGCCGGTAGGCCTTGAGAGCCCGGGAGGTGTACGCGAGGGGCTCCCCGGCGAAGGAGACCGTGCCGGCCCGCGGCTTCACCAGGCCGAGGAGCGTCCGGGCCAGGGTCGTCTTGCCGCAGCCGGACTCGCCGACCAGGGCCACGATCTCGCCCGCGCCGATCTCCAGGTCCACCCCGTCGACCGCCCGGGCGGGCGGCGCGCCCCGCCGCCCCGGGAAGGTGACGTGCACCCCGCTGGCCGTGAGCAAGGTCATCCGCTGTCCCTTCCGACGTGGACGCAGGCGGCCCGTCGCCCGTCGCCCGCCGCCCGCAGTTCCTGGTCCTCCTCGGCGCACTCCGCCACCGCCACCGGGCAGCGGGGGTGGAAGGCGCAGCCGGCGGGCAGCGCCGCCGGGTCCGGCGGGTCGCCGGGCAGACCTCGCGGCGCCCGCCGCGACGCCGGGTCGCCGATCCGGGGGAACGCCGACGACAGCGCCCGCCCGTAGGGGTGAGCGGCGTACCTGTACACCTCGGCGGCCGGGCCCTCCTCGACGATCCGGCCCGCGTACATGACGGCGAGCCGGTCGCAGGTGTCGGCGAGCACCGCCAGGTCGTGGCTGATCATCATCAGTCCGATGGACTCCTCGGCGACCAGCCGCTCGATCAGCCGCAGGATCTGCGCCTGGATCATCACGTCGAGGGCGGTGGTCGGCTCGTCGGCGACGATCAGCCGGGGCTCGCAGGCGAGCGCCATCGCGATCATCACGCGCTGCCGCTGTCCGCCGGAGAGTTCGTGCGGGTACGCGGCGGCCCGGGAGGCGGGCAGGCCGACCTGGTCGAGGAGGGCGGCGACCCGCTTCCGGGCCACGGCGGGGGTGGCCCGCCGGTGCACGAGCAGGGGCTCGGCGATCTGGTCGCCGATCCGGCGGACCGCGTTCAGCGAGTGCATCGCGCCCTGGAAGACGATCGAGGCGCCCGCCCAGCGGACCGCCCGCAGCCGCCCCCACTTCATGGCGAGGACGTCCTCCCCGTCGAGGAGGATCTCCCCGTCGAGCCGGGCGGTCGCGGGCAGCAGCCGCAGCAGGGCGAGCGCCAGCGTCGACTTCCCGCAGCCGGACTCGCCGGCCACGCCCAGCTTCGACCCGGCCTCCAGGGTGAGGTCGACCCCGCGCACGGCGGGTACGGCCCCGGCCCCGGAGCCGTACGTGACCCGCAGGTCCCTGATCTCCAGGAGGCTCAACGCCCCACCCCCAGCCTCGGGTTGAGCACGGATTCGACGGCCCGGCCGCAGAGCGTGAAGGCGAGCGCGACCAGCGCGATCGCGATCCCGGGCGGGGCCAGGTACCACCAGTGCCCGGAGGAGACCGCGCCGGCCTCGCGGGCGTCCTGGAGCATGCCGCCCCAGGAGACGACCGTCGGGTCGCCGAGGCCGAGGAAGGCGAGGGTGGCCTCGGTGAGGATGGCGGTGGAGATGCCGAGGGTGGTCTGGGCGAGCACCAGCGGCATCACGTTCGGCAGCACGTGCCGGGCCATGACGTGCCGGTGGCCGCCGCCGAGCGCGGTCGCGCGCTCGATGTACGGGCGGGACTCGACGGCGATCGTCTGCGCCCGCACCAGCCGGGCGGTGGTCGGCCAGGAGGTGACGCCGATGGCGAGCACCACCGTCCACATCGACCGGGACATCACGGTGGCGAGCACGATCGCCAGGACCAGCGTCGGCATCACCAGGAACCAGTCGGTGATCCGCATGACGACCGTGGAGAGCCAGCCGCCGTAGTGGCCGGCGAGGACCCCGACGAGGGTGCCGATGGCGACCGACAGGGTCGCCGCGAGCAGCCCGACGAGCAGGGAGATCCGCGCGCCCCAGATCAGCAGGCCGAGCAGGGAGCGCCCGAACTGGTCGGTGCCGAGCGGGAACTCGGCGCTCGGCGACTCCAGGGCCGTACCGGGCGCGTTCGTCACCGACTGCACGTCGGCGCCGACCGTCCACGGGGCGGTCAGCGCGAGCAGCGCGATCAGGGCGAGGCCGGCCAGCCCGTACAGGCCCGCCCGGTGGGTCCGGTACGTCTTCCAGAAGCGCGCCGCGGAGCCCTTGCGGCGCTCCCATGCGAGAGAGGTCATCGGCCCACCCGGGGGTCGAGCAGCGGATAGAGCAGGTCGGCCAGGAGGTTCATCAGGATCATCGCTCCGGCGAAGACGACGAACAGGCCCTGCACGAGCGGCAGATCGGGCACGCTGAGCGCCTGGTAGAAGAGGCCGCCGAGCCCCGGCCAGGAGAAGACGGTCTCCACCAGGATGGAACCGGCCGCCACGTGACCCAGGTTGATGAAGACCATGGTGACGGTCGGCAGCAGCGCGTTGGGCACCGCGTGCCGGCGGCGCACCTCGTCGTCCTTGAGCCCCTTGGCCCGGGCGGTCGTCAGATAGTCGCCGCCCATCTCGTCGAGGAGCGAGGACCGCATCACGAGCAGGGTCTGCGCGTACCCGACGGCGACCAGCGTCACGACGGGCAGCACCAGGTGGTGGGCGACGTCGAGGACGTACGCGAAGCCGGTCTCGCCGGTCCCGGACTCCATGCCGCCGGTCGGGAAGAGCCCCGGGATCGGTCCCATCCCCACTGAGAACACGATGATGAGGAGCAGCCCGAGCCAGAACGACGGCACCGACCACAGGGTGAGCGCGAGGCCGGTGTTCACCCGGTCGCCGAGGCCGCCGTGCCGCCACGCCGAGCGGGTGCCGAGCCACAGCCCGAGCGCCGAGTAGAGGACCACGGCGACCCCGGTGAGCAGCAGGGTCGCGGGCAGCTTCGCCGCGATCAGCTCGCCGACCGGGGCGCGGAACTGGAAGGAGGTGCCGAGGTCGCCGCCGAGCGCCTTGGCGCAGTAGTCGGCGAACTGCTGCCACAGCGGCAGGTCGAGACCGAACTGGCGGCGCAGGGTGGCCAGTTGCTCGGCCGAGGTGGGGATGCCGTGGGTCATCGCCTTCACCGGGTCACCGGGGATGATCCGGAACAGGAAGAAGCTGGTGACCAGGACGGCGAAGAGGGAGACGAGCGCGCCGCCCAGCTTCCCCGCCGCGTGGCGGAGGTAGCCGGAGGCGACGCCGGTGCGGGGTGCGCCGTCCGTGGCGCGGGCCTCCTCGGCCCGCGCCACGCCGGCGGGGGTGCTTGCCGTCGTCATCGCTACTCGCGGTCGTCGGCGGTGGCGCGCCGGCGCATCCGGAAGAGCAGGAGTCCGCCGGCGACGACGACCGCGGCCGCGCCGATCCCGATCACGATCCCGGTCGAGGACGAGCCGGAGCCGTCCCCCGACCCGGACGCGGAGGCGGCGGGGACGGCCGACCACCAGCTCCAGTAGCCGTCCTGTCCCCACAGGTTCCCGGCGGCCTCGGGCATGGTGGTGATCGACGCGATCTGGTCGGTGCGGTACGCCTCCAGGGCGTTGGGGTAGGCCATGATGTTCATGTACCCCGTGTCGTACAGCCGGGACTGCATCCGCTTGACCAGGTCCGCCCGCTTGGCGGTGTCGTATTCCACCGCCTGCTGCGCGTAGAGGGCGTCGAACTCCTTGTCGCAGATGAAGTTGTCGGTGGCGCCGGTGTCCTTCGGGGTGGCCGGGAGGGTGCCGCAGGTGTGGATGGAGAGGACGTAGTCCGGGTCGGGGTTGACCGACCAGCCGTCGAAGGCGAGGTCGTAGTCGCCCTTGACCCAGGGGTCGGAGACGCTGTCCAGGCACTCGACGGTCAGACCGATGCCGAGCCCGCCCCACCACTCCTGGAGGTACTTGGCGACCGCCTTGTCGTTGGGGTCGGTGGCGTGGCAGAGGATCCGGAAGGTCAGCGGCTTGCCGTCCTTGCCGAGCCGCTTCCCCTCGCCGTTCTTCTCGTACCCGGCGGCGGTGAGCACCTTGTCGGCCTCGGCCGGGTCGTAGCCGCGCTTCTGGTCGGGGGCGGGCTTCCAGAAGTACGAGCCGAAGCGCGGCGGGATGTATCCCTCGCCCTCGACGGCGTGCCCCTGGAAGACCTTCTCGACGAGGGTGGCGCGGTCGACGGCGAGGAAGAGCGCCTTGCGGACGGCCGGGTCGAGGAGGGCCGGGTGGCCGTTGCCGAAGGTCCTGCCGTTCTTGGCGCGGGCGCCGGGGTTGGTGGCGAGCGCGTAGAAGCGGCGCCCGGGGGCGTCGTTGACCTTGATGTCCTTCTGCGTCTTCAGGGCAGCGGCCTGAGCGGGCGTCAGGTTCGGGACGAAGGACACCTCGCCCTTCTGGAGGGCGGCGACGGCCGCGTCCCCGTCCTTGTAGTACTTGAAGACCAGCTCGTCGAACTTGGGCGCGCCCCGCCAGAACGTCTTGTTCGGCTTGAGCTTGATGTACTGGTCGACCTTGAAGTCCGTGATGACGAAGGGGCCGTTGCCGACGATCGGGAACTGCTGGTCGTTGTTGAACTTGGAGAAGTCGCCGACCTTCTCCCACACGTGCTTGGGCACGATCGGCACGTCGAGCGCGGTCATCGTCGCCTGCGGCTTCTTCAGCCTGATGACGAGGGTGCGCGGATCGGGGGCGGTGACCTCGGCGAAGTTGGCCGTGAAACTGCCGTTGGCGGTGGCCGCGTTCGGGTCGGTCATCATCTTGTTGAAGGTCCAGGCCGCGTCCTCGGCGGTGGCCGGCTTCCCGTCGGACCAGGTGGAGTCCTCGCGGATCTTGTACGTCCACGTCAGCTTGTCCGCCGAGGCGGACCACTCGGTGGCGAAGGCGGGGACGGTTCTGGCGTCCTTCGGGTCGTAGTTGGTGAGGTATTCGTACGCCAGCCGGTGGATGCTGGTCGAGGTGAGCTTCTGCGCCAGGAACGGGCTCAGCGAGTCGATGCTCTGCGAGACGGCCACCGTGAGCGTCGTACCGCCGGACTTCTCGTCCTCGGCGGCGGCGGGGGTGGCGGGGAGGGCCGCGAGCGAGGCGGTGGCGAGGCCGGCGGCGAGCAGCAGACGGGCGGCCCGGTGGGGCGGGTGCGGCCGGCGGGGGAGTGGACGGGATGGAACCTTCGTGACCATGACCATGGGACGTGACCTCGCGTCGGGGGATCTGTCGTGGAGTCGTGGATCTTGGGCTGACGTCAAGTGAAGCGAAGATGTATCAGCGGTGGTCTGCCGTCGTCAACGATGACTCAAACCCCGTGTGGGCTGCGGGAATGCAAGAAGGCTCCGTACCGGTGACCCGGTACGGAGCCTCATTGGTCTACTCCTGTGACGCCCTACTGCTGAGGGGCTGGCGGCGCCTGCGGAGGCGTCTGCGGCGGGGCCTGCGGAGGGAGCGGCTGCCCGAACGGCTGACCCGGCCCGGGCTGCTGCCCGTACGGCTGCGCGGGCTGCCCCGGCTGACCCGGCTGGCCGGAAGTCGACGCCGGCGGATACGGCTGCCCGCCGTACGGCTGTCCGGGATATCCCGCTTGACCCGGCATCGGCTCACCGGGCTGACCGGGCATCGGCTGACCCGGCATCGGCTGGCCCGGCTGGGGGTACGGCTGCGACTGGCCCTGCGGCGGGTACGGCTGCCCGGGCGCGGGCTGACCGGGGGCGTACGAGCCGGGCACGGGCTGCCCCGGGTACGGCTGGCCCGGCGCGGGCGGAGCGCCGTACGGCTGGCCCGGCGCGGGCTGACCCGGCTGGCCGGGCTGCCCGGGCGCCGGCTGGCCGGGGCCGTACGGGCCGGGGGCGTACTGGCCCGGCATCGGCGGCGCCATGTGCGGCGGCAGGCCGCCCTGGCCGTCGCCGGTCCACAGGCCCTGCGCCTGCTGCGCCCGCGCGAAGTCCTCGGCCACCATCGCCGAGAGGTCGAAGTACGCCTCCCGGGTCTTCGGCCGCATCATGTCGAGGTCCACCTCGGCGCCGGCCGCCAGGTGCTCGTCGAAGGGCACCACGATCACGCCGCGGCACCGGGTGCGGAAGTGCTGCACGATGTCCTCGACCTTGATCATCTTGCCGGTCTCGCGGACCCCCGAGATGACCGTGATCGAGCGCTGCACCAGATCCGCGTACCCGTGCGCCGACAGCCAGTCCAGCGTCGTCGAGGCGCTGGAGGCGCCGTCCACGGACGGCGTCGAGATGATGATCAGCTGGTCGGCCAGGTCGAGCACCCCGCGCATGGCGCTGTACAGCAGACCCGTGCCGGAGTCGGTGAGGATCACCGGGTAC
The Streptomyces roseofulvus genome window above contains:
- a CDS encoding peptide ABC transporter substrate-binding protein, which codes for MVTKVPSRPLPRRPHPPHRAARLLLAAGLATASLAALPATPAAAEDEKSGGTTLTVAVSQSIDSLSPFLAQKLTSTSIHRLAYEYLTNYDPKDARTVPAFATEWSASADKLTWTYKIREDSTWSDGKPATAEDAAWTFNKMMTDPNAATANGSFTANFAEVTAPDPRTLVIRLKKPQATMTALDVPIVPKHVWEKVGDFSKFNNDQQFPIVGNGPFVITDFKVDQYIKLKPNKTFWRGAPKFDELVFKYYKDGDAAVAALQKGEVSFVPNLTPAQAAALKTQKDIKVNDAPGRRFYALATNPGARAKNGRTFGNGHPALLDPAVRKALFLAVDRATLVEKVFQGHAVEGEGYIPPRFGSYFWKPAPDQKRGYDPAEADKVLTAAGYEKNGEGKRLGKDGKPLTFRILCHATDPNDKAVAKYLQEWWGGLGIGLTVECLDSVSDPWVKGDYDLAFDGWSVNPDPDYVLSIHTCGTLPATPKDTGATDNFICDKEFDALYAQQAVEYDTAKRADLVKRMQSRLYDTGYMNIMAYPNALEAYRTDQIASITTMPEAAGNLWGQDGYWSWWSAVPAASASGSGDGSGSSSTGIVIGIGAAAVVVAGGLLLFRMRRRATADDRE
- a CDS encoding ABC transporter permease; translated protein: MTTASTPAGVARAEEARATDGAPRTGVASGYLRHAAGKLGGALVSLFAVLVTSFFLFRIIPGDPVKAMTHGIPTSAEQLATLRRQFGLDLPLWQQFADYCAKALGGDLGTSFQFRAPVGELIAAKLPATLLLTGVAVVLYSALGLWLGTRSAWRHGGLGDRVNTGLALTLWSVPSFWLGLLLIIVFSVGMGPIPGLFPTGGMESGTGETGFAYVLDVAHHLVLPVVTLVAVGYAQTLLVMRSSLLDEMGGDYLTTARAKGLKDDEVRRRHAVPNALLPTVTMVFINLGHVAAGSILVETVFSWPGLGGLFYQALSVPDLPLVQGLFVVFAGAMILMNLLADLLYPLLDPRVGR
- a CDS encoding ABC transporter permease, whose protein sequence is MTSLAWERRKGSAARFWKTYRTHRAGLYGLAGLALIALLALTAPWTVGADVQSVTNAPGTALESPSAEFPLGTDQFGRSLLGLLIWGARISLLVGLLAATLSVAIGTLVGVLAGHYGGWLSTVVMRITDWFLVMPTLVLAIVLATVMSRSMWTVVLAIGVTSWPTTARLVRAQTIAVESRPYIERATALGGGHRHVMARHVLPNVMPLVLAQTTLGISTAILTEATLAFLGLGDPTVVSWGGMLQDAREAGAVSSGHWWYLAPPGIAIALVALAFTLCGRAVESVLNPRLGVGR
- a CDS encoding ABC transporter ATP-binding protein; the protein is MTLLTASGVHVTFPGRRGAPPARAVDGVDLEIGAGEIVALVGESGCGKTTLARTLLGLVKPRAGTVSFAGEPLAYTSRALKAYRRRAQLVLQDPSGSLNPRHTVYEAVAEGLRIHGVHRDGADERAAVAEALARAGLRPPERFFLRYPHELSGGQRQRVVIAGALVLEPELIVADEPVASLDASVRGEILALLLRLRDELGLSALVVTHDLGLAWNIADRVAVMYLGRVVETGPVESVLTAPRHPYTQALLSVLPESEAAPVVLSGEPPDPARIPGGCRFHARCQVLASGTAAPVADRCRTEPLPVVRAGGGEPGVACHWATSGDDG
- a CDS encoding ABC transporter ATP-binding protein, with product MSLLEIRDLRVTYGSGAGAVPAVRGVDLTLEAGSKLGVAGESGCGKSTLALALLRLLPATARLDGEILLDGEDVLAMKWGRLRAVRWAGASIVFQGAMHSLNAVRRIGDQIAEPLLVHRRATPAVARKRVAALLDQVGLPASRAAAYPHELSGGQRQRVMIAMALACEPRLIVADEPTTALDVMIQAQILRLIERLVAEESIGLMMISHDLAVLADTCDRLAVMYAGRIVEEGPAAEVYRYAAHPYGRALSSAFPRIGDPASRRAPRGLPGDPPDPAALPAGCAFHPRCPVAVAECAEEDQELRAAGDGRRAACVHVGRDSG